In a single window of the Megalobrama amblycephala isolate DHTTF-2021 linkage group LG3, ASM1881202v1, whole genome shotgun sequence genome:
- the si:ch211-63p21.8 gene encoding kelch-like protein 33, whose amino-acid sequence MEFTRRYLPMEWEERWRREKERRKRMIEEGGEKFEEENKKLKWIMSYNDTRIGMKERAVKDNKSDNMEEDELLQSYHRQSYPSEIFQTLGEMKMENLLTDLILSTEDGLSFHVHSLVLAAVSSLIQQKLQERDGNEREISLRLCPEVHGSGLAAVVEFAYTGAISNLNKDNMLQIQTAALSLGAPRVLELFKEEKDGGNKEEKLSAEKQMEVGLQSMKDLWTKKVGCDVELVAEGTVFHAHRVLLAASSDYFRGMFTSGMKESQQESVSLLLIGATELEALLHCAYSGTLVLGWGCVFELTCTSLQFQFQPAISLCMKFLEQEVDVHNCLDVASFAEAYGMAELMELAEDFVLRHFQEVSATPKFQDLPAEKLLAFLRCDALSTPSELAVFRAVVAWVEADPAERLPQAEELMRAVRFPFMTFREFQEVRAVNLSMECSGEVEVELYKSALKEFGFGISDRIVQQRVRHPKDTLVLVGGDQLNPDMDQRLPSKQLWFANSLRSGTGLVKEIEWRMLGEMPDQARFRHGVGVHNGQLYVAGGCYFYAKYDVMKSVYRYDPVQDHWKRLADLLELRSNFTLVVRGDTLYAVGGDKDINTNLDSVEKYSIETDSWSFTHPLDQALSGHAATVWGGEIFISGGFNCKYQCLMSMFLYHPVRGTTYLADMTHDRAQHCMESMRNHFYVAGGVCNLRKYYTNQLVCEMYDPMHDTWTVFTPLPIPHVGAASAVLEERMYILGGYCQEDYSEARRTHRYDPVTQRWDSMGKMPGPVTDVRACLLHLPAHIRK is encoded by the exons ATGGAATTTACAAGAAGATATCTGCCCATGGAATGGGAGGAACGAtggagaagagagaaagagcgcAGGAAAAGGATGATAGAAGAAGGAGGAGAGAAGTTTGAGGAAGAGAACAAGAAGCTAAAATGGATCATGTCCTACAACGACACCAGGATAGGAATGAAAGAGAGGGCAGTGAAGGACAACAAGAGCGATAATATGGAGGAAGATGAACTGCTGCAAAGTTATCATAGACAAAGTTACCCGAGCGAAATCTTCCAGACTCTGGGGGAAATGAAGATGGAGAACCTCCTCACGGATCTGATCCTGAGCACCGAGGATGGGCTGAGCTTCCATGTTCACTCGCTTGTCTTGGCTGCGGTGAGCTCCCTCATCCAGCAAAAGCTCCAGGAGAGGGATGGAAATGAGAGGGAGATCTCGCTGAGATTGTGTCCTGAGGTTCACGGTTCGGGTTTGGCTGCAGTGGTTGAGTTTGCTTACACTGGAGCCATCAGCAATCTGAACAAAGACAACATGCTGCAGATTCAGACTGCAGCTCTTAGTCTGGGAGCTCCAAGAGTCCTGGAGCTCTTCAAAGAGGAGAAAGATGGAGGTAACAAGGAAGAAAAACTCTCagcagaaaagcaaatggaagTTGGCCTGCAGTCCATGAAGGACTTATGGACCAAGAAAGTGGGATGTGATGTTGAACTGGTTGCAGAAGGAACAGTTTTCCATG CTCACAGGGTGCTACTGGCAGCCAGCAGTGACTACTTCAGAGGCATGTTTACCAGCGGTATGAAAGAGAGCCAGCAGGAGTCTGTGTCTCTGCTGTTAATCGGAGCCACTGAGCTTGAGGCCCTCCTGCACTGCGCCTACAGTGGCACTCTGGTGCTCGGATGGGGCTGTGTGTTTGAACTCACCTGTACTTCCCTCCAGTTTCAGTTTCAGCCTGCAATCTCACTCTGCATGAAGTTCCTGGAGCAAGAAGTAGATGTCCACAACTGCCTGGACGTGGCGTCTTTCGCAGAGGCCTATGGGATGGCTGAGCTGATGGAGCTGGCTGAGGATTTTGTCCTGAGACACTTCCAAGAAGTATCTGCCACCCCAAAGTTTCAGGACCTCCCGGCCGAGAAGCTTCTGGCGTTCCTCCGATGTGATGCGCTGTCCACTCCATCGGAGCTGGCTGTTTTCCGAGCGGTGGTCGCTTGGGTGGAGGCAGATCCTGCTGAACGGCTCCCGCAGGCCGAAGAGCTAATGCGAGCGGTGCGTTTTCCATTCATGACCTTCAGAGAATTTCAAGAAGTTCGCGCTGTAAACCTGAGCATGGAATGCAGTGGAGAAGTCGAGGTTGAGCTCTACAAATCAGCGCTAAAGGAGTTTGGATTTGGCATCTCTGACCGCATAGTGCAGCAGCGTGTACGTCACCCCAAAGATACACTGGTTTTGGTCGGAGGCGATCAGCTGAATCCAGACATGGATCAACGACTTCCCAGCAAGCAGCTCTGGTTTGCCAACTCTCTGAGAAGTGGAACAGGCCTTGTGAAGGAGATAGAGTGGAGAATGCTGGGAGAAATGCCAGATCAGGCCAGATTTAGACATGGTGTTGGGGTCCATAATGGTCAACTATATGTTGCAGGAGGTTGCTACTTTTACGCAAAGTATGATGTCATGAAATCTGTTTACAG GTACGACCCTGTGCAAGACCATTGGAAAAGGCTGGCAGACCTTCTGGAACTAAGGAGTAACTTTACGCTGGTGGTGAGAGGAGACACACTATATGCTGTCGGAGGAGATAAAGACATCAACACAAATCTTGACAGTGTGGAAAAATACTCAATAGAAACAGATTCCTGGAG CTTCACCCATCCTTTGGACCAGGCCTTAAGTGGTCATGCTGCCACCGTCTGGGGAGGTGAAATCTTCATCTCTGGTGGCTTCAACTGCAAGTACCAATGCCTGATGTCGATGTTTCTCTACCACCCAGTGAGAGGAACCACATACCTCGCTGACATGACCCATGATCGGGCCCAGCACTGCATGGAGAGCATGAGAAACCATTTCTACGTAGCTGGCGGAGTGTGCAACCTCCGTAAGTACTACACCAACCAGCTGGTCTGTGAGATGTACGACCCCATGCACGACACCTGGACGGTGTTCACTCCTCTTCCCATTCCCCACGTTGGTGCGGCCTCTGCTGTTCTAGAGGAGAGGATGTATATTCTAGGCGGTTATTGCCAGGAGGACTATAGCGAGGCGAGGCGCACGCATCGCTATGACCCTGTGACTCAGAGATGGGACAGCATGGGAAAGATGCCTGGTCCCGTCACAGACGTGCGTGCATGCCTCCTTCATCTTCCTGCTCACAtcagaaaatga